A single genomic interval of Asterias amurensis chromosome 1, ASM3211899v1 harbors:
- the LOC139942685 gene encoding LOW QUALITY PROTEIN: cubilin-like (The sequence of the model RefSeq protein was modified relative to this genomic sequence to represent the inferred CDS: inserted 1 base in 1 codon; deleted 1 base in 1 codon): MWTKILTFCVVLLLYGGRVRGSQDGTPRDHARVLQFLRNVLSKDSQQSQIFKKLALGRSRRDAEKECGGAVQVGVGSLQSPGFPRGYAQDLLCVWTIQAPASKQVLLRFMSFDVKGGSRGVCNPGEDYVMMRDGSRTGKNLGIFCNALMSESPLPSAILSVTNEVWIIFHTNRRDEGKGFLLSIQAVTSVKFSDYIADQITFEPSTEAESSSAGRPSMEVIETTEAPTTLLHRSSVNPATTSPFTQESDQLTIAPGDKFSFESVAIGNPQLGTSFFGNSMGLFVGYTNPPPSDTPSTVTDLSTQPDLTQTLPKDATDSRSQPQRTSQLQTISSTDGVTSHHELQTGQPLTQSKEHSTVLTSNNKQQEATKTEQLPVTQTELKFLTRTEQIYLLQSDQESVSPPDWQQTTGVTLLPVTEPEQYTVTQVRDVSDAKQPSVSNTDSVTKSWQQFVTQIEELPVTEVKQEPLTKPDELQPSTRSLPTEQETITQTKQQLSTSNLIPTTKPGTQIVTQTEELTNLNGLQELTSSWQQILSQTVKLQTDAKQQPVTKLNGHQLITTILKEITVPTIQPSVSEIDNQEPGIQTGKQVGTESYKTQTLTMAKTDVQQPVTQAEQLLTEIYELQPVTTRRQQSDSLTGPVDPLTDKPQYLTEPDESWIRTEQDIATQTHAGEIGTQQLTQMFTYQERGSTAGYQPISTTEVIVSNEPKETISQQHLPSSAKSASTTEQHLDVKTQWQALTTEQRRPITDPEAERQFTVPPSSPPTLPPPPPTLPPLLPTLLPLLPSLTPLLPSPPPSFSFPDITLEPGFPSEEFDHPLTQSLSQVFNTLVNVNLHDRESIIQACQNLSETMNETLESFKSLSRLVQGLEYTKSLLTASLPVEMLSFNFSGDAALDNPQLIQFLLIESLEDGVSEIISQASQFLNYTIQNASRIQSDIPEASCIQGYSQQLLNALQRDTSINGSLALVGEVFNDLFGVNVTQKLPPRVDQKLPPRVDDYQPDLALDGEPWDFNQVINNPSGELQSPNYPDAYPMGVRYRWNITTRPHRLISLNFTHFDLDSALIDNQCDSRYAHITVVDGSGLETDRKHVYCGQEVPERIVSSSNMLIVTFISSYGYGTGFHADFAMHKLGDFMGNQYSTTVVPDRVCGGVLTQRRGSIKSPNYPGDFETSVDCLWIVTVESGLTISLSFTDFNLDSFPVDNWCSESYAHVKVDDGSHGSSRVYCGQEVPPLFISSTNSITISFVGMYGSGGKFFAFYEAIKQDSKPLLTSSPDVPSTEPVHPCGGNLENSTGFIQSPNYPGDFETSVDCQWIVTVDSGLIISLNFTDFILDSFPVDNGCSESYAHVKVIDGSHGSSHVFCGQEVPPYFISTTNTISISFVSMYGYGGRFHAFYKAIKQDSKPLVTAITEPQHSCGGNQEDSTGVIQSPNYPGDFETSVDCQWIVTVEAGLTISLNFTDFNLDSFPVDNWCSESYAHVKVIDGFHGSSHVFCGQEVPALFISSTNTLTVTFVSLYGYGGRFHAVYTALREDRIKPTESVCGGNFNKTRGVIQLPDHLEGEFEMGLHCQWNITVDITEVISFIFTEFNLDSLPIDSKCNEGYAHVKVVEGSGKSNIYCGQEIPLSFITTTNTLLVVFDSSYGYSDRFRAVYRAYQVYDSGSGDPKLGIEPSSMSVTEPLCGGSFNQPSGSIQLPKQTSDNCRWNITVESGWIILLTFTAFDIDSYTVDGQCDENYAHVKVTDQQSSNIFCGQNVPPKVTSRSRTLIVDYVGVYGYGEGFEASYVIRDADFATLDASQVTDAISSPSASTQAQILTDETLYQCGEDLNLPYGTIQSPSYLGDQATGGRTCRWTITVGDNLLIQLAFTDFNLDSMAINGECDQRYDYLKIVDGKTQVGSSEFVYCGQDIPNIYVSSSNDLIVIFYTSYGYSGGFTAEYKVVEPDKILPNTLSPSTSKSTQAHLTDESSYQCGGNLNLPYGTIQSPYLGDQATGGRTCRWTITVGDNLLIQLAFTDFNLDSMAVNGECDQRYDYLKIVDGETQVGRSEFVYCGQDIPNIYVSSSNDLIVIFYTSYGYSGGFTAEYKVVEPDKILPNTLSPSTSKSTQAHLTDESSYQCGGNLNLPYGTIQSPYLGDQATGGRTCRWTITVGDNLLIQLAFTDFNLDSMAVNGECDQRYDYLKIVDGETQVGRSEFVYCGQDIPNIYVSSSNDLIVIFYTSYGYSGGFTAEYKVVEPDKILPNTLSPSTSKSTQAHLTDESSYQCGGNLNLPYGTIQSPSYLGDQATGGRTCRWTITVGDNLLIQLAFTDFNLDSMAVNGECDQRYDYLKIVDGETQVGRSEFVYCGQDIPNIYVSSSNYLIVIFYTSYGYSGGFTAEYKVMEPDILTNTLSPSTSKLPMAVQPHECGGDFSTPTGEIKSPNFPGDYTTGVNCVWKITLDASSKVVLRFTVFNVDSMPVGNECDTRYAHVLVVDGSSEETSPKHVYCGHDLPEDFVSTSNSLIITFISQYGYGGRFEAGYSPLDLEDDYLILLPSTSIPSILGCGGILDSPDGVIQSPDLSTMERTQSINCQWYIELQEAGTITVVFEYFDLDSVLFENGCEEMYANLKIIDTRTGASQVYCGQEVPPSFVASTNELLIVFSGLYGFSRGFRAEYHSTQPLRVVAXTTVAVLPTSGSAVGSQLPSCGSMLREDYAEFSTPGYPNLYPLDTICSRHIFVDSTHFIALKFLDFDIDNPMVQPDCSIHYSYVRVSYQGESGIQEAHLLCGSELPEILKMRTHSAVVYFESNLGMGQGFKASYQAYSQSSSDVWTTAIPAATVSVISPLVLTAQSGQILSPNYPVQFPHNVDKLWIIRPARQTFITLIFEDIDFDAITGESGQCNTLYTNVALTTYTIDRGNSEFLICSNQMTTTVYSYGELKLAFHSTYGIGRGFRATYSSDIRFGDFGFVTEEPDTPTPIQSQSTYKEYVMNTRNPIVEITDGCLYTLTKSRGHFSSPDYPSMYPQEVVCQWIMLAPSGWLVRLDFSQFLLDSDDSPPCDNKYSHLVITTSDAYGGRDYTYCGQQLPPRIISPTNRLVVTFRSMFGIDFGFVAAYQFISAETYQGSFGPVFIDRDGNTGHGTDAGKTTSPMSSQEEDSAARVTEGSLIGDTPCERVFSNPEGVIRSPYFPQGMPQGEECTWTITVPGEQGIHLSFLDFDLDDYEVDTSTCSEDSASVRVLMDGSLYEFCGNVPPSPLISTGNSVIIELKTMSGNGPGFRMHFIDASLVSADSVTSHNTGDITESGTSGVDFRFLGEDGMTVPPNGDKRDFTRPDRERVNVPVPQSDDPSAITASTPVSGVEDEVGMTGTVNTKTTVNKDNMETLSGYTSVAKTTGTASTADAGDVLTSHQLRVTAIVCGSVSFILFFLLILLTTICIYKRRRRHSTKTVNMGQSEKNYWQNYKSWAQEYSGGPNKPEVADEEGVEAVPIPEQERLV, from the exons ATGTGGACTAAAATCTTGACTTTCTGCGTGGTTTTATTGCTGTATGGAGGCCGTGTTCGTGGCAGTCAAGACGGCACACCAAGAGACCATGCAAGGGTCCTTCAGTTTCTCCGAAACGTTCTGTCGAAG GACTCCCAGCAGTCACAAATCTTCAAGAAACTTGCCCTCGGTCGGTCCCGCAGAGATGCAGAAAAAG AATGTGGTGGAGCAGTCCAAGTTGGCGTGGGATCTTTACAGTCTCCTGGCTTCCCAAGGGGATATGCACAAGACCTCCTCTGTGTATGGACAATACAAGCTCCAGCTTCAAAACAG GTGCTGCTCCGCTTCATGTCGTTCGATGTCAAAGGGGGCTCTAGAGGTGTCTGCAACCCGGGAGAGGATTACGTCATGATGCGAGACGGCTCAAGAACGGGAAAGAACCTTGGGATATTCTGCAATGCTTTAATGTCCGAATCGCCCTTACCGTCAGCTATTCTTTCCGTCACCAATGAAGTTTGGATCATCTTCCACACAAACCGCAGAGACGAGGGGAAAGGTTTCCTACTCAGCATCCAGGCTGTGACCTCGGTGAAATTCTCGGATTACATTGCCGATCAGATAACCTTTGAACCAAGTACAGAGGCTGAGTCATCCTCGGCAGGCAGACCCTCAATGGAAGTCATTGAGACCACTGAAGCACCTACAACATTGCTGCATCGATCATCTGTTAATCCAGCAACCACCTCTCCTTTTACTCAAGAGAGTGATCAACTAACAATCGCACCAGGAGACAAATTTTCTTTTGAATCAGTTGCAATTGGTAATCCCCAATTGGGCACTTCTTTTTTCGGAAATAGCATGGGCTTGTTTGTAGGCTACACAAATCCACCTCCATCAGATACGCCTTCGACTGTGACTGACCTCAGCACGCAACCTGATTTAACACAGACCCTCCCTAAAGACGCAACTGATAGCAGAAGTCAACCACAAAGAACATCTCAGTTACAAACAATATCATCAACTGATGGGGTAACTTCACATCATGAACTTCAAACTGGGCAGCCTCTAACGCAATCAAAAGAGCATTCTACAGTATTAACCAGCAATAATAAACAGCAAGAGGCTACTAAAACTGAACAGCTACCCGTCACCCAAACCGAACTAAAGTTTCTTACTCGAACTGAGCAGATATATCTACTTCAATCTGATCAAGAATCTGTAAGTCCGCCTGACTGGCAACAAACAACTGGAGTTACGCTGCTACCTGTTACTGAGCCTGAACAATACACTGTGACTCAAGTTAGAGACGTTTCTGATGCTAAACAGCCGTCCGTCTCTAATACAGATTCAGTAACTAAGTCTTGGCAACAGTTTGTGACTCAAATCGAAGAGCTTCCAGTCACTGAAGTTAAACAGGAACCTTTAACTAAACCTGATGAGCTACAACCTTCAACAAGATCACTACCTACGGAACAAGAAACTATAACTCAAACGAAACAACAACTCTCTACCTCCAATCTGATACCAACAACAAAGCCTGGTACACAAATTGTGACTCAAACCGAAGAACTAACCAATCTGAATGGTTTACAGGAACTAACAAGCTCTTGGCAACAAATTTTAAGTCAAACAGTAAAGCTGCAAACTGATGCCAAACAGCAACCAGTTACTAAATTAAACGGACACCAGCTCATAACAACGATTTTGAAAGAGATAACTGTTCCAACTATACAACCATCAGTGAGTGAAATAGATAATCAAGAACCTGGAATTCAAACTGGAAAACAAGTTGGAACTGAGTCCTACAAAACTCAAACTTTAACTATGGCCAAAACAGATGTTCAGCAGCCTGTTACTCAAGCTGAACAACTTCTGACTGAGATCTATGAACTACAACCTGTAACCACGAGAAGGCAGCAATCTGATTCGCTGACTGGACCAGTTGATCCTCTAACAGACAAACCTCAGTATTTAACCGAACCGGATGAAAGTTGGATCAGAACTGAACAAGACATCGCTACTCAGACTCATGCTGGCGAAATTGGAACTCAACAGCTCACTCAAATGTTCACTTATCAAGAGCGAGGTTCTACTGCAGGATACCAACCCATAAGCACAACAGAAGTCATAGTTTCCAATGAGCCGAAAGAAACAATCTCCCAGCAGCATCTCCCCTCTTCAGCCAAGTCAGCATCCACTACTGAACAGCACCTTGATGTTAAAACACAATGGCAAGCCCTCACCACAGAACAGCGCAGGCCTATAACAGATCCAGAAGCTGAAAGACAGTTCACTGTTCCTCCATCAAGTCCTCCAACTCTACCACCGCCTCCTCCAACTCTACCACCACTGCTTCCAACTCTACTACCGCTGCTTCCAAGTCTAACACCACTGCTTCCATCGCCACCACCTTCCTTCTCCTTCCCAGATATTACCCTGGAACCGGGTTTCCCCTCAGAGGAATTTGACCACCCTCTCACTCAGTCTCTGTCCCAAGTATTTAACACTTTGGTCAATGTGAACTTACATGACAGAGAGAGCATAATACAGGCCTGCCAGAATCTGAGCGAGACAATGAATGAAACGCTGGAATCCTTCAAGTCTCTATCACGGCTGGTACAGGGTTTAGAATACACTAAATCATTACTCACAGCAAGCCTTCCAGTTGAGATGCTCAGTTTCAACTTCTCAGGGGATGCAGCTCTTGATAATCCGCAGTTGATCCAATTTCTGCTCATAGAGAGTTTGGAAGACGGCGTTTCAGAAATTATATCACAGGccagtcagttcttgaattacACCATTCAGAATGCTTCCCGCATCCAGTCAGATATACCTGAAGCATCATGCATTCAAGGTTACTCCCAGCAGCTTCTGAATGCTCTACAAAGAGACACAAGTATCAATGGTAGCCTTGCCTTAGTTGGGGAGGTGTTTAATGACCTGTTCGGAGTTAATGTCACTCAAAAACTTCCGCCTAGAGTTGATCAAAAACTTCCGCCTAGAGTTGATGATTACCAACCTGACTTAGCTCTGGACGGAGAGCCCTGGGACTTTAATCAGGTGATCAACAACCCCTCGGGTGAGCTTCAATCCCCAAACTATCCCGATGCATACCCCATGGGTGTTCGCTATCGTTGGAACATCACAACTAGACCACACAGATTAATCTCTCTCAATTTCACCCATTTTGATCTGGATTCGGCACTGATAGATAATCAATGTGACAGCCGATATGCACATATTACAGTTGTTGATGGATCTGGTCTAGAAACTGATAGGAAACATGTGTATTGCGGTCAAGAAGTACCTGAACGAATAGTATCATCATCAAACATGCTTATTGTGACGTTTATAAGTAGTTATGGATATGGTACAGGGTTCCATGCTGACTTTGCTATGCATAAACTGGGCGATTTTATGGGTAACCAGTATTCAACAACAGTGGTGCCTGATCGTGTGTGTGGAGGTGTTTTGACTCAACGGAGAGGTAGTATAAAGTCGCCAAACTACCCTGGCGATTTTGAAACCAGTGTTGATTGCCTGTGGATTGTAACAGTAGAATCTGGACTAACCATCTCCCTCAGTTTTACCGATTTCAACTTGGACTCGTTTCCAGTCGACAATTGGTGCAGTGAAAGCTACGCTCATGTGAAAGTAGATGACGGAAGCCATGGGAGTAGTCGTGTGTACTGTGGGCAAGAGGTTCCACCACTTTTCATATCATCGACAAATTCTATAACCATCTCCTTTGTTGGTATGTATGGTTCTGGTGGAAAGTTCTTCGCGTTCTACGAAGCTATCAAGCAAGATTCAAAGCCCCTCTTAACATCAAGTCCAGATGTTCCATCAACAGAACCAGTGCACCCCTGTGGAGGAAACCTGGAGAACTCAACAGGCTTCATCCAGTCACCAAACTACCCCGGAGATTTTGAAACCAGTGTTGATTGCCAGTGGATTGTAACAGTAGACTCTGGACTAATCATCTCCCTCAATTTCACTGATTTCATCTTGGATTCTTTTCCAGTCGACAACGGGTGCAGTGAGAGCTACGCTCATGTGAAAGTAATTGATGGAAGCCATGGGAGTAGTCATGTGTTCTGCGGGCAAGAGGTTCCACCATATTTCATCTCGACAACAAATACAATAAGCATCTCCTTTGTTAGTATGTATGGTTACGGTGGAAGGTTCCACGCATTCTACAAAGCTATCAAGCAAGATTCAAAGCCCCTAGTAACAGCAATAACAGAACCACAGCACTCCTGTGGAGGAAACCAGGAGGACTCAACAGGCGTCATTCAGTCACCAAACTACCCTGGAGATTTTGAAACCAGTGTTGATTGCCAATGGATTGTAACAGTAGAAGCTGGACTAACCATCTCCCTCAATTTCACTGATTTCAACTTGGACTCTTTTCCAGTCGACAACTGGTGCAGTGAAAGCTACGCTCACGTAAAAGTTATAGATGGTTTTCATGGGAGTAGTCATGTGTTCTGTGGGCAAGAAGTCCCGGCACTCTTCATCTCATCAACCAACACACTAACAGTAACTTTTGTTAGTTTGTACGGATACGGCGGAAGGTTCCATGCAGTTTACACAGCTCTTCGGGAAGATCGAATCAAACCAACGGAATCAGTGTGCGGAGGGAATTTCAACAAGACAAGAGGTGTCATTCAGTTGCCAGACCACTTGGAAGGAGAGTTTGAAATGGGTTTGCACTGCCAGTGGAACATTACAGTGGATATCACTGAGGTCATCTCCTTTATTTTCACCGAGTTCAACTTAGATTCTCTCCCCATTGACAGCAAATGTAACGAGGGTTATGCCCATGTTAAGGTAGTGGAAGGCTCAGGAAAGAGCAACATCTACTGTGGACAAGAGATACCTCTGTCATTCATCACCACCACAAATACGcttcttgttgtttttgataGTTCATATGGATACAGCGATCGCTTTCGAGCAGTTTATCGTGCTTACCAAGTGTATGATAGTGGCTCAGGAGACCCTAAGCTGGGTATTGAGCCTTCCTCTATGTCAGTAACAGAACCTCTGTGCGGGGGATCGTTCAACCAGCCAAGTGGTAGCATTCAGCTACCAAAGCAGACCAGCGATAACTGCAGGTGGAACATAACGGTTGAATCTGGATGGATTATTCTCCTAACATTCACAGCGTTCGATATTGATTCCTACACGGTGGACGGACAGTGTGACGAGAACTACGCTCATGTCAAAGTGACGGATCAGCAGTCGTCAAACATTTTCTGTGGCCAAAATGTCCCGCCTAAAGTCACTTCCAGATCGAGAACACTGATTGTGGACTATGTTGGGGTGTATGGTTATGGGGAAGGTTTTGAGGCATCTTACGTCATACGAGATGCTGATTTCGCAACGCTTGATGCCAGCCAAGTTACAGATGCTATTTCTTCCCCATCCGCATCGACCCAGGCACAAATACTAACTGATGAGACTTTGTACCAGTGTGGTGAAGACCTCAATCTACCATATGGGACAATTCAATCTCCTTCCTATTTGGGTGACCAAGCCACTGGTGGCAGAACTTGCAGATGGACCATCACAGTGGGAGACAACTTACTGATTCAGCTTGCCTTCACAGACTTTAATCTAGATTCAATGGCTATTAATGGCGAGTGTGACCAACGATATGACTATCTCAAGATAGTAGACGGCAAGACACAAGTTGGCAGTTCTGAGTTTGTTTATTGTGGTCAGGATATCCCAAACATTTACGTGTCGTCATCCAACGATCTGATTGTAATTTTCTACACCAGTTATGGATACAGTGGTGGTTTCACTGCCGAATACAAAGTCGTTGAGCCAGACAAGATCCTACCTAATACGTTATCACCTTCCACATCCAAGTCAACACAGGCACATCTAACTGATGAGTCTTCATATCAGTGTGGAGGAAACCTCAACCTACCATATGGGACAATTCAATCTCCTTACTTGGGTGACCAAGCCACTGGTGGCAGAACTTGCAGATGGACCATCACAGTGGGAGACAACTTACTGATTCAGCTTGCCTTCACAGACTTTAATCTAGATTCAATGGCTGTTAATGGCGAATGTGACCAACGATATGACTATCTCAAAATAGTAGACGGCGAGACACAAGTTGGCAGGTCTGAGTTTGTTTATTGTGGTCAGGATATCCCAAACATTTACGTGTCGTCATCCAACGATCTGATTGTAATTTTCTACACCAGTTATGGATACAGTGGTGGTTTCACTGCCGAATACAAAGTCGTTGAGCCAGACAAGATCCTACCTAATACGTTATCACCTTCCACATCCAAGTCAACACAGGCACATCTAACTGATGAGTCTTCATATCAGTGTGGAGGAAACCTCAACCTACCATATGGGACAATTCAATCTCCTTACTTGGGTGACCAAGCCACTGGTGGCAGAACTTGCAGATGGACCATCACAGTGGGAGACAACTTACTGATTCAGCTTGCCTTCACAGACTTTAATCTAGATTCAATGGCTGTTAATGGCGAATGTGACCAACGATATGACTATCTCAAAATAGTAGACGGCGAGACACAAGTTGGCAGGTCTGAGTTTGTTTATTGTGGTCAGGATATCCCAAACATTTACGTGTCGTCATCCAACGATCTGATTGTAATTTTCTACACCAGTTATGGATACAGTGGTGGTTTCACTGCCGAATACAAAGTCGTTGAGCCAGACAAGATCCTACCTAATACGTTATCACCTTCCACATCCAAGTCAACACAGGCACATCTAACTGATGAGTCTTCATATCAGTGTGGAGGAAACCTCAACCTACCATATGGGACAATTCAATCTCCTTCTTACTTGGGTGACCAAGCCACTGGTGGCAGAACTTGCAGATGGACCATCACAGTGGGAGACAACTTACTGATTCAGCTTGCCTTCACAGACTTTAATCTAGATTCAATGGCTGTTAATGGCGAATGTGACCAACGATATGACTATCTCAAGATAGTAGACGGCGAGACACAAGTTGGCAGGTCTGAGTTTGTTTATTGTGGTCAGGATATCCCAAACATTTACGTGTCGTCATCCAATTATCTGATTGTAATATTCTACACCAGTTATGGATACAGTGGTGGTTTCACTGCCGAATACAAAGTCATGGAGCCAGACATATTAACCAATACCTTATCACCTTCCACATCCAAGTTGCCAATGGCTGTTCAACCTCATGAGTGTGGTGGAGATTTCTCAACACCTACCGGGGAAATAAAATCTCCAAACTTCCCCGGCGATTACACCACTGGTGTCAACTGCGTATGGAAAATCACTTTGGATGCTAGCTCAAAGGTTGTACTGAGGTTCACGGTTTTCAATGTAGATTCTATGCCTGTTGGTAATGAATGTGACACAAGATACGCTCATGTACTTGTAGTTGATGGCAGCAGTGAAGAGACAAGTCCAAAACATGTCTACTGTGGTCATGATCTTCCAGAGGACTTTGTGTCAACCAGTAATTCATTAATCATCACTTTCATCAGTCAATATGGCTACGGGGGAAGATTCGAAGCAGGTTACTCTCCACTCGACTTGGAAGACGACTACCTCATACTCCTTCCATCGACTTCAATTCCATCCATTCTCGGCTGTGGTGGTATTCTGGACTCTCCTGATGGTGTAATACAATCTCCAGATTTATCCACAATGGAAAGGACCCAAAGCATAAACTGCCAATGGTACATAGAGCTGCAGGAGGCTGGCACCATCACCGTTGTCTTTGAATACTTTGACTTGGATTCTGTTTTATTTGAGAACGGATGTGAGGAGATGTATGCCAACTTAAAGATCATCGACACAAGAACCGGTGCGTCTCAAGTATACTGTGGTCAGGAAGTACCCCCAAGCTTTGTAGCATCAACTAATGAACTGTTGATCGTCTTCAGTGGATTGTATGGGTTTAGTCGAGGCTTCCGTGCAGAGTATCACTCTACTCAACCCCTTCGAGTGGTGG TAACAACTGTTGCTGTTTTACCAACATCTGGTTCAGCAGTAGGAAGTCAGCTTCCATCCTGCGGCAGTATGCTAAGAGAAGACTATGCTGAATTTTCAACCCCAGGCTATCCTAACTTGTACCCTCTCGATACCATTTGCTCA AGGCATATCTTTGTCGATAGCACGCACTTCATCGCCCTCAAGTTTCTAGACTTTGATATTGACAATCCCATGGTGCAACCGGATTGCTCTATTCACTACTCATACGTCAGAGTGAGCTACCAAGGAGAAAGCGGCATCCAGGAAGCCCATCTCCTGTGTGGAAGTGAACTGCCTGAAATATTGAAAATGAGAACGCATTCGGCGGTGGTGTATTTTGAAAGTAACCTTGGTATGGGACAAGGTTTTAAAGCTTCATATCAAGCATACAGTCAATCCAGCAGTGATGTTTGGACAACCGCAATACCAGCTGCTACTGTAAGTGTTATATCCCCCTTGGTCTTAACTGCACAATCTGGACAGATTCTCTCACCAAACTACCCAGTGCAGTTCCCGCACAATGTGGACAAACTATGGATTATTAGACCAGCTCGTCAGACATTCATCACTCTCATCTTTGAAGATATCGACTTTGATGCAATAACTGGTGAGAGCGGACAATGCAATACATTGTACACCAATGTGGCCCTCACTACCTACACCATCGACAGAGGAAACTCAGAATTTCTCATCTGCTCAAATCAAATGACGACCACTGTGTATTCGTACGGTGAGCTTAAACTGGCGTTCCATAGCACCTATGGCATTGGTCGTGGATTTAGAGCAACATACTCGTCTGACATTCGTTTTGGAGATTTTGGGTTTGTCACCGAAGAACCAGATACACCAACACCTATACAAAGCCAATCTACCTATAAGGAATATGTCATGAATACCCGGAATCCCATAGTGGAGATCACAGATGGGTGCCTGTATACCCTGACAAAAAGCAGAGGTCACTTTTCGTCGCCAGACTACCCCAGTATGTATCCACAGGAGGTAGTGTGTCAGTGGATTATGCTTGCTCCTAGTGGTTGGCTTGTACGTCTGGACTTCTCCCAATTCCTACTGGACTCTGACGACTCTCCTCCTTGCGATAATAAATACTCCCACCTTGTCATCACCACTTCTGACGCCTACGGTGGGAGAGACTACACTTACTGTGGTCAACAGCTACCGCCCAGAATCATCTCTCCAACTAACAGGTTGGTTGTGACTTTCAGAAGCATGTTTGGTATCGACTTTGGATTTGTTGCGGCCTATCAATTCATCAGTGCGGAGACATATCAAGGATCTTTCGGCCCAGTTTTCATTGACAGAGACGGAAATACAGGTCATGGGACAGATGCTGGGAAAACAACATCACCCATGAGCTCTCAGGAAGAGGACAGTGCTGCTCGGGTTACTGAAGGCAGTCTTATCGGTGATACTCCTTGTGAACGAGTTTTCAGTAACCCTGAAGGAGTGATCCGCTCGCCGTACTTCCCTCAGGGTATGCCTCAAGGAGAAGAATGTACCTGGACCATCACTGTACCAGGAGAGCAAGGAATTCATCTGTCTTTCCTGGACTTTGACCTGGATGACTACGAGGTTGACACATCCACTTGTTCTGAAGATTCCGCCTCGGTTCGTGTTTTAATGGATGGCAGTCTCTATGAGTTTTGCGGGAACGTCCCACCGTCTCCTCTCATCTCAACAGGGAACTCTGTCATCATCGAGCTTAAAACAATGTCAGGAAATGGTCCAGGCTTCAGGATGCACTTCATTGATGCCAGCCTAGTGTCTGCCGACTCAGTAACATCCCATAACACTGGAGACATCACGGAATCAGGTACTTCAGGAGTAGACTTCCGATTTCTTGGAGAGGATGGCATGACTGTCCCGCCCAATGGTGACAAGAGGGATTTTACGCGACCTGATAGGGAGCGTGTCAACGTGCCAGTTCCGCAGTCAGATGACCCTTCAGCCATAACTGCTTCAACTCCGGTGTCGGGTGTGGAAGATGAGGTGGGGATGACGGGTACTGTCAACACGAAGACGACCGTCAACAAGGACAACATGGAAACCTTGTCAGGGTATACCTCAGTAGCTAAGACAACTGGCACTGCAAGCACAGCTGATGCAGGAG ATGTACTGACCAGCCACCAGCTGCGCGTCACAGCGATTGTCTGTGGCAGTGTGTCCTTCATCCTCTTCTTTCTACTCATCCTCCTCACAACCATCTGCATCTACAAGAGACGTAGGCGTCACTCCACCAAAACCGTCAACATGGGACAATCAGAGAAGAACTACTGGCAGAACTACAAGTCCTGGGCCCAGGAGTACTCCGGCGGTCCGAACAAGCCAGAGGTGGCTGATGAGGAGGGGGTAGAGGCCGTACCGATTCCAGAACAGGAGAGGTTGGTTTGA